From Mucilaginibacter gotjawali:
TCAGTTCATCAATTTTCCGGATGCGGTCCTCTGATGTTTGGGGGGTAACCAGGAAAATATTGCTAAGTCCGTTTGCTTTAAAATATGTAGCATAAAGGTTTTCGTATTCATACATCGGCAAATCGGGAACGATAATACCATCAACGCCAACTTCTGCTGCTTTTTTGCAAAAGTTTTCAACCCCGTATTGTACGATCGGGTTTACATAACCCATTAAAAGAATCGGGATAGAAACCCGTTTACGCAGATCTTTCAACTGCTCAAATAGCAGGTGCAGGGTCATGCCGTTTTCCAGCGCTTTTTCTGAACTGTGCTGGATGGTCGGCCCGTCAGCAACAGGGTCGGAGTAAGGGAAGCCGATCTCCAGGAAATCAACGCCAGCCTTTTCCAATGCTTCTGCAATATCAAGGGTAGTGTTTAGCCCGGGGTAACCGGCGGTATAATAGATGGATAAAAGATTATCCTTTTTTTTGTTGAAAAGTGCGTTTAAGCGGTTCATGAGGTGGTTTATAGTTGATGGTTCATATTTCATGGAAAAATTATATGAAATACGATAACATACCAGTTAATTATTGATTGATGGTTCACGCCTCATGGTTTGCAGCTCACAATGAACTATAAACCATGATCTACGAACTAATTAGTATCCAAAATATTTAATATAGGTATCCAAATCCTTGTCGCCGCGGCCTGAAATGCAGATCACCACATTATCATCTGCCTTAAACTTCATATACTCGAGATAAGCGAGCGCATGAGCAGTTTCGATTGCCGGGATAATACCTTCCAGCTGGCAGCATAACAAGCCCGCCTGTAAAGCTTCCTCATCAGTGATGCTAACATATTCGGCACGGTGAATTTTATACAGGTAAGCATGCTGCGGGCCAATGCCCGGATAATCAAGCCCGGCCGAAATAGAATATGGCTCCACTACCTGCCCGTCGTCCGTTTGCATCAGGATGGTACGGCTGCCATGTAAAACACCTTCCCGGCCTAAAAAGGTTGTTGCTGCTGAATGACCGCTGTTCACCCCTTTGCCTGCAGCTTCCACAGCTACCAGTTTTACGGCTTCGTCATCCAAAAAATGATAAAACATGCCCATGGCATTGCTGCCGCCGCCCACGCAGGCCATCACATATTCGGGCAATTCCTTGCCGGTATGCTCAAACAACTGTTTTTTTGTTTCGAGGGAAATAATAGATTGAAAGCGGGCCACCATATCCGGGTAAGGGTAGGGGCCAACTACCGAACCTATGATGTAGTGGGTATCAACCGGGTTGGCTATCCAGTCGCGCAGTGCTTCATTGGTGGCATCTTTCAGCGTTTTACTGCCTGATTTTGCAGGCACAACAGTAGCACCGAGCATTTTCATGCGCGATACATTTGGCGCCTGGCGGGCCATGTCTATTTCGCCCATGTATACCACGCACTCAATACCCATAAGGGCGCAAACGGTAGCTGTTGCAACGCCATGCTGACCGGCGCCGGTTTCGGCAATGATGCGCTTTTTACCCAAACGCTTTGCCAGCAATATCTGGCCGATAGCGTTATTGATTTTGTGCGAGCCGGTATGGTTCAGGTCTTCACGTTTAAAGAAGATATTGGCGCCGTATTTTTCGGAATATCTTTTGGCATGATACAGCGGCGATGGCCGGCCGACGTAATCCTTTAACAGCTGGTTGAATTCTGCTTTAAAATCATCATCGTTGATGATATTTAAATACTCGTTGCGCAACTCCTCCACATTGGGGTACAACATCTCGGGGATATAAGCTCCGCCAAAATCGCCATAATAACCCTGTTCATTAACTCCGTAGTTCATTTATAGGTTTTTGTTTAATGATGTCAAATGCTTTTGCTAATTTACTGATATCCTTTATACCCGGCTCGATTTCGAATTTGCTGTTCAGATCCACACCGTAGAATTGAGGATGACAAATATTTTTCACTTCTTCGATGTTTTCAAGCGATAAACCCCCGCTTAAAAAGAAAGGGATCTCCAGTTTGTAGCCATCTAATATGTTCCAGTTAAAAGTTTTTCCCGAACCGCCATGCATTGGCGTTTTTGTATCGAACAGGAAAAAGTCAACACTGTTTTTAAATTCATCCAGCCGGCTAAAATCAAAATCTTCATTTACGCCGAAAGCCTTTAATACTGTAACTTTTCCTTTAAAATAACCGGCAAAATCGGGTGTTTCGTCACCGTGCAATTGAATGGCATCAAAATGATATTGATCGATCAGTTCGCTTACTTTTTCTTTGCTTTCGTTAACAAAAACAGCGGTTTTATTGATATAGGATGGTACCTGGCTTAACGCGTCCAAAGTCAATCCATTAATAAACCTTGGCGACGGTCCATAAAAAATAAAGCCAGCGTAGTCGGGGTTCAAAGCAGCAACAGCTTTGATGTTCCCAGGAACCTTTAAACCGCATACTTTTATCTTCATTTTAGTTCTCCACCAAAGTTTTAAAGCTTTTTAAAGCCTTCTTGCTTACTAACGCTTCTTCAGCCTCATAAAAACTATCCGCAAATGTTTTTTCAGGGTGGATGGTTTTTATTGCCAGCGCTGCATTGCACAAAACTACATTTTGCTGCGCAGCCGTAGCGTCTGCATTCAATACCGCTAAAAATATAGCTGCTGAGTCGCTGATGCTGCTTCCGCCTAAAATATCTTTTGGGCTTAGTTTTTCAAAACCCAGGGCTTCTATACTGTTGATCTTTTCGCCATCGGCAGAAAAGGTTTTAAAATCGCAGGTTAGCGATACTTCGTCATAGCCCTCCAGAGCGTTCAGGATAGTATATCGTTTATCTGATTTCTGGTACAGATAGGCATAGATCCTCGCCAGCTCCAGGTTAAATACGCCTACCAGCTGGTTTTTAGGCCTGGCGGGATTTACCAGCGGCCCGAGCATATTAAAAAATGTTTTTACACCCAGTTCCCGGCGGATAGGGGCCACGGTTTTCATGGCCGGGTGAAACAAGGGGGCATGTAAAAAGCAAATATTAGCTTTGTCTATATTGCTCTTTAGGGTATCGGTATCATTGGTAAATTTTGCGCCTAAAAACTCCATTACGTTGGAGGAGCCGCATCCCGAAGATACACCGTAATTACCGTGTTTGGCAACTTTGTAGCCGGCGCCAGCAACTACAAACGAGGCCAGGGTTGATATATTGAAGGTGTCTTTTCCGTCACCGCCGGTGCCGCACAGGTCAATTACTTCGCCGGCTTCCAATTCAATTGGCAGGCACAGCTCCAGCATTGCGTCGCGGAAACCTTCCAGTTCATTCACCGTAATGCTGCGCATGCAATAGGCCGTCATAAATGCCGCCATTTGCGAATTGTTGTATTTACCCTGTGCAATGGCCGTCAAAATTTCTTTTGATTGCCCGTGTGAAAAGGTTTTGTGTTCAAAAAGATGATTTAATATCTGTTTCATAAGCCCCCCAACCTCCGCCTATTGGCGGAGGAGTTTTATAGTGTTATATTTATTTACCCACCTTTTTATTCCCCCTTTAGGGTATTAGGGGGCCAAAAAAGAAGGGTTACCATTACTGGCAACCCTTCTGAATATCTTTAAAAAACAAAAATGGAATTGCCTTACGATTACTCGTTAAGCCACCACCAATTATTGTTTAATGTTTTCATTAATGTTTTATGGCACAAATATGGAGATTTTTTTTCTAAAAGCAAGCAGAATGATATTTTTACGTGATAAGCTGATTAAATTTAAAAAATGCCCGTTTAATAAGATGTAATATATTTGGACAAACTTAATCAACTACCCGATCCATCAGCATGACCAACCCCGTAAAATGGCTATACGTAAAAGAAAAATAAATCCGGAAGATGACCTTGGCTTCGGCCCACAACCAGTGATTAAAAACCAACAGCTGATCAATAAAGACGGCAGCCCTAATGTAAAAAGGGTGGGCCTGCCTTTTTTTAATACGGCTAATAATTATCATACGCTAATTACCATGAGCTGGACAAAGTTCTGGATAATGGTGATAAGCGGTTACGCCATTTTAAATGTAATATTTGCGCTTATTTACATGTCGTTCGGGGCTGGAAGTTTGGACGGAAGTTCAGGCAATACCGCATTCAACCATTTTTGGGACGCTTTCTTTTTTTCGGCACAAACTATTTCAACAGTAGGGTATGGGCACATCAGCCCAAGGGGAATGGCTGCCAATAGTGTAGCAGCATTGGAATCGATGATGGGCCTGCTTGCGTTTGCGTTGGCTACGGGCTTATTATATGGGCGTTTCTCAAGGCCATCGGCCCAGATCATTTACAGCAAGAACATTTTAGTGGCGCCGTATCTCGAAAACAGTAAAGGTATTATGTTCCGCCTGGCGAATTTACGCAGGAATATTTTGATCGACCTGGAGATTGAGATCATCTTCTCCTTCAATGAAAATGTAGACGGCAAAGTGATGAGACGTTTTTATCCCCTTGAAGTGGAACGGCGCAAGGTGAGCGTATTGACGATGAATTGGACAATAGTACATCCGCTGAACGAAAACAGCCCGTTGGTTGATATGACAAAAGAAGACCTTGAAAAATCGGAAGCAGGGTTTGCCATATTGCTTCGGGCGTTTGATGATGCTTTTTCGCAAACGGTTCACTCCCGTACCAGTTATCAATACCACGAAATAGTTTGGGGCGCCAAGTTTAAACCTGTTTTTGACCGGGATGAAGAGGGTAGGATTGTACTGGATTTGAGTAAGATCAGTGACCATGAAATGGTGGCAGGTATATAGTCGATGGAATATTATTCATTACCGATAAGTATAAATTTAACAGGACACGCCAATGAATAAGCAGATCAGCTGTTTCCACAAATTAAAACCGTTTTACCTTATTTAGATTAATTGGTATATTAGCATAATGAATTATACTCAATATATTGAAATTAATCCTGAGAAGCGATTTGGGAAGCCTATTATTATCGGTACCAGAATATCAGTATATGATGTGTTGAGCTGGTTATCTGAAGGGCTGTCTGTAAGTGATATTATTTTAGATTTTCCGGAATTAACTGAGAACCAAATAAAAGCTTGTTTGTCGTATGCTGCGGACAAAGAACATAAATTAAGAGTCGTTTCGTGAAAATACTTCTTGATCAGAATATTTCGTTTAGAGTCGTCTCGCTTCTATCTGATGTTTTTGGGCACGTAAAGCAAGTCAAACAGCTTAACTTGGTCGATGCTTCTGACCTTGAAATCTGGAATTACGCTTTCAAAAATGATTTTACAATTGTGACATTTGACAGCGACTTTATTGACCTTGCAACTTTAAAAGGAACTCCTCCTAAAGTCGTTTGGTTGCGTTTTGGCAATTCATCAAACCTTAAAATTGCTAATAAATTACTTTCTAAATCAACCGAAATAAAGGAGTTTGTTTTAAATTCTGAGATATCCTTTTTGGAAATTGACTAGTAAAAAACTGGACTATCGTAGATATTCTATTTTAGTAACGAATTTTTCTCTTTTGCAATAGTATTATAAACCAGTTTGTCCAATAAGCCCGGTAAAATCTTGCTTAAAAAAACAGTTAGTTTACCCTGTCCTGTCATAATGAGGGTTCGGGCCCGGTTCTCCACACCATCTGCAATAATTTTGGCGGCTTCATCTGATGTCATCATTTTTTCTTCGTGCAGGGTACTTTCGCCCTGTTGTTGCCCGCTTTGATCTAATGCTGTATTTCGGATATTGGATGCCGTAAAACCGGGACAGGCGGTAATAATATTGACGCCTGTTTTAAGGTTTTCAACTCTCAATGCATCCAGGAAGCCATTCATTGCAAATTTTGAGGCAGAATAGCCCGTACGGCCCGGTAAACCTTTATAACCAGCAATGGAGGAAACGCCGACAATGGTTCCCTTTGTTTTTAAAATTTCGGGCAGGGCGTATTTGGTGCAATATACTGTCCCCCAAAAGTTTACATCCATAACGGCTTTTAAAACTTTAACATCGGCGTCGTTAAACAAGGCCCGCATAGAGATCCCTGCATTATTGATCAGCACATCAATTTTGCCGAAAGTAACGAGTGTTTGTTTGATCAAATGATCGCAATCTTCTTCATTGGTCACATCACATTGGACAGCTACTGCTTTTATACCGTATTCTTTTTCAAGGCTTTGTGCAAGCTCGCATAAAGTAACAAATTGCCGGGCGCCTAAAACAAGGTTAGCACCGCGTTTGGCAAATTCTGTAGCAAGTGATTTTCCGATGCCAGATGATGCGCCGGTGATGATGACGATTTTATCGTTAAGTTTCATGAATGGAAAATATTGGTTTAACTATGGCTTTAGCTCATAGTATTGAGGAAGTTTTATTCGTTAATATTTAAATGTTTGATAATAGATTTTAACGCCTTATCATCAATTGAATCAAGTTCAGCTTTGTCGTAAATTGTGAGCAGGTAAATTTCTTTGTTTTTCGTTATTACGTATGTTATAACTCTCGCGCCGCCGCTTTTTCCTTTGCCTTTACTTTTTATTGCTACCCTGACTTTATAGGTATTGCTTCCTAATGGAGAACCCAATTCCGGGTGTTTTAACAAATCTTCATTTATTGCTGCAAGTTCAGATCGAAGTGAAGGATACTTTTTTATAAGCCTTTTTGCTTCCTTTTTAAACTTTTCAGTCGGAATAATACTATAACTCATTAAGAAAATCAGTTAAGGTTTGTTTTTTAACCTTCGAGTTTTTTAATGAAGCTATTTCTTCAAAAGCCTCTGTTAAATCTGATTTAAGCTTTAAGGTTTGTTCGTACTTTTTTAGTTTAGCCAGTACTTTTTCCCAATCTGTTAAAGATAACTGGACAGCCTGGGGCTTGCCGTCACTATCGCTTAGATATTGAAGTGCTAGTTTCATTTATCAAATTTAAGAAATTTATTATTTCTTCATTCTTCCATTTGATCTTTTCCTTAGAATTATCAGGCAGACGTAAATTATTTTGGAATGTTTTATAATGGTCAGAAATAAGAATAAACTGCTATCCTTTAACTTCATACGAATGCTGGAACAATGCAGGGATGCCATCCACTTTTATTTGTGGCAGCCTGATCAAATATTTAACGGCGAAGATGATCATCGCGCCATAAAAATACTTGATATAACTCCAGCTAAATTTTGGTATTTGCTGCCTTTCGTAATTAATGATATAAGTCTTGGGGAAATAATAGTTTTTAAAGCCGGCTAACCTGATGCGGTATGACAGATCGATATTATGACCATACATCAAAAAGCGTTCATCAAACAAACCAGCTTCGTTTAAGGCCGACCGCCGTAACAACATGAAATCACTGCTGAGGATGTCAATTTCTGATATTTGAAATTCTTCCACCCAATCCTTACGGTTGCGGTCATACAAACGCGTTTTACTCAGGTGACGGGCGAAGCCGATCAACCTAAGGAAAGTGGCCCAGGTTTTATCCAGGCCATGGATCGATTCCGGTAAAAAGCGTCCCTGCGGACTGAGCATCCGAACGCTAAGTCCTCCTGTATCGGGATGCTCATCCATAAAAGCGCAAGCCTTCTGCAACGAGTCTTTGCCGCAAATTGTATCCGCACTGACCAGTAAAATATACTCTCCACTTGCCCTGTCTATAGCCTGGTTATTTGCCCTGCCTGTTCCCTGGCTGGCTTTGTTGCAAATAAGTGTGATGTCCGGGTATTGATCCTGCAACAATTCCATAGAATGATCTGTTGAAGCATCATCAACTATAATTAACTCGTAATCAATGTTTTTACAAGCATAAATTAAGGAGTTTAATGCTTGCCGAAGCAATGTGCCGGCATTGTTATTAACTACAATTACAGATAGCTTCATGTTACTTCGATAGTGAATTGATATACGGAACACGTGTAGCAATAGATCTCCCTAAAGTGATCTCATCTACGTACTCCAATTCACCTCCAAAAGCTATGCCACGGGCGATAGTTGAAATAGTTATATTGTAATTTTTTAGTCTTTTATGCAAATAAAACAAAGTAGTATCACCTTCCATCGTTGCACTCAGGGCGAAAATAACTTCCTGCACCTCATTGGTCTTTAAGCGTTCAACTAATGAGTCCACCTCCAGGTCTGAAGGGCCAATGCCATCCATCGGCGAGATCAATCCGCCAAGAACGTGATATACCCCGTTATATTGATTGGTGTTTTCAATAGCCATTACATCGCGGGTATCTTCCACCACACAAATCAGGCTATGGTCGCGTTTAGGTGAAGCACAGATCTGGCAAACCGGGTGGTCTGAAATGTTCAGGCAGACCTGGCAAAACTGAATTTCATTCCGTAACTTGCTGATGGCCTTACTAAACCGATCAACATCCTGTACATCCTGGTTTAATAGGTGCAAAACCAGCCGCAGGGCAGTTTTTTGGCCCACGCCCGGTAGTTTTGAAAATTCAGCTACAGCATCTTCCAGTAATTTGGATGAAAAGTTCATTGTTCAAAGATAGTTATTAGTCCGAAAGTCCGGAAGTCCGAAAAGCCCGGAAGATTTTTTTGTGGGGAAGTTAAATTAAAGCGTTAAATAGTTTTTGTTTGATAACTTGCACGCAATAAGTTTTCCTTTGCCAAACATAAAAGTTGTGGGTTGCCTATATTTGGCTCAAAAGCGAAATTTGATAACCGGGGAAAATTTCGCTAAAATTTATTCATTATGTGAAGAGATTTTAGTTATGATAAATGGACTGAAAAACGCATTAAAATAGGTCGAGGTTTAAAAGGAGTGAAATATGATTAACTTTAGGAAAATCAATCTTTCGGACTTTCGGACTTCCCGACTTTCGGACTAAATATATGTCTCCAGCAATACTACTTACATTCATTATCGGCTACTTTTTGGTATTGCTGGTTATTTCCTGGCTAACGTCAAGGAAGTCATCCAGTAATGATACCTTCTTCATTGCCAATCGCAATTCAAAATGGTATTTGGTAGCATTTGGGATGATAGGAACCGCCTTGAGTGGCGTGACCTTTATTTCCGTGCCAGGCAAAGTTGGCGCACCAACCGGCGATCAGTTTGAATATTTCCAGTTTGTGTTGGGTAATGCCGCAGGCTTTATCATTATAGCCACCGTATTGCTGCCACTGTATTATCGCTTAAAATTAACATCGATATATAGTTATATTGAGGGCGCTTTAGGCGTTTGGAGCTATAAAACAGCTGCGGGTATTTTCCTGATCAGCCGGATCATAGGTTCCGCGTTCCGCCTTTACCTGGTGGTTATCGTTCTGCAAAAATTTATTTTCGATAGTTATCACATTCCCTTTGCGGTAACCGGGTTAATATGCCTGGTGCTGATATGGTCATACACCTTTAAAGGCGGCTTAAAGACCATTATTATTACGGACAGCCTGCAAACCTTGTTTTTGGTGTCGTCGGTTTTTTTATCTATTTATTTTATCTGCCAGAGTCTTCACCTCAGCATATTCCAGGCCGCAGAAGCGATTAAGACCAGCAGTTATTCAAAGATTTTCTTTTTCAGCAACTTTATAGGCAGTAAGTTCCATTTTGTAAAAGCATTTTTAGGAGGGTTGTTCATTACGGTGGCGATGACGGGCCTCGACCAGGACCTGATGCAAAAAAACCTCAGCCTAAAAAATATCCGCGAAGCAAAAAAGAACATGTTCAGCTTCACCGCAGTTTTTGTGGTGATCAACATTTTCTTTTTAAGCGTCGGCGCCCTGCTTTGGATCTACGCCAATAAATACGGTATCAAGGTCGAAAAAACAGATTACCTGTACCCAACCATCGCCCTTAAGTATTTGGGGCTGGTGCCGGCTATGGTATTTATGCTGGGCTTAACCGCAGCGACCTTCGCCACCACAGATTCTGCTTTGACTGCATTAACCACTTCATTTTGTGTTGATTTTTTAGGGTTTGACAAAAGGGAAGTAACAAACAGCAAAAAGATGGTAAGCACCCGGCATTTTGTGCATATCGCGTTCTCCGGTGCAATGTTTTTAACCATTATTATTTTTAATGCCATTAATGATGGGGCAGTGGTGAACGCCATATTTAAGGTGGCATCCTATACTTACGGGCCATTGCTGGGTTTGTACTCTTTCGGGCTGTTTGCAGGCAAACGCCAGGTTAAGGATAAACTGGTGCCATTTATTTGTGTGGTTTCGCCGGCGATATGTTATTACCTGAGTATCAATTCAGCTAAATTGCTGGGTGGTTATGTTTTTGATAACGAACTGATCCTTTTTAACGGCATGATTACCTTTGCCGGCTTATTTATTACATCATCTTCAAAAACAAAAGCAGCTATAATTCCTTAAACTCTATTTGACTCAATAATTCACTAAATCACTAATTCAATAATTAAACATGACCGGTGAAGAAAAAATAAGACAAGCATTTGAAAACAAAAACTGGCAGGAAATAAAAGTTACAGATTCCTGGCAGATCTTTAAAATAATGGCCGAATTTGTTGAAGGCTTTGAGAAGCTGGCAAAAATAGGCCCCTGTGTTTCCATATTCGGTTCGGCACGTACACATAATGATAATCCGTACTATAAATTAGCGGAAGATACTGCCCGCATTCTTACAGAACGTGGATATGGCGTAATATCAGGCGGCGGGCCGGGTATTATGGAGGCAGCCAACAAAGGCGCTTACGAAGCGGGTGGTAAGTCGGTAGGTTTAAACATCGAGCTGCCCTTCGAACAATTTCATAACAAGTATATCGACAGGGATAAAATAATGGAATTCGACTACTTTTTTGTGCGAAAAGTAATGTTCATGAAGTATTCGCAGGGCTTTATCGTGCTGCCGGGTGGTTTTGGAACGATGGACGAATCATTTGAAGCAATCACGCTGATCCAAACAGGAAAGATCGCGAGGTTCCCCATTGTATTTGTTGGGATCGACTATTGGAAGGGGTTATTTAACTGGGTAGAGGAAAAAATGCTGGCCCAGGAGCATAATATACACCCGGATGACCTGAACCTTTACCGTCTGGTTGACACCGCCGAAGAAGCAGCCGGGCATATCTTTAAGTTTTATGAGAAATATGTGTTAAAACCGAATTTTTAAGCATAAAGATAAGCCCGGCAATACCGGGCTTATCTTTATGCTTATTATTTATTCAGGCTTGTTTTTTGGGTAGGCGGTAAGGCTGCTTCGGGATTACCGGCCATCTCCACCATATTGGCTACTTCATCTACCAGTTTTTCAGGCGTGCCCGAATAGCCCACATATTTAAAACGGATGTGTCCGTTTTTGTCGATGATGAATTTAGTTGGAATGCCTTCAACTCCGAATGAACCAACAACCTTTGATTGGCGTCCGTCACTCCCTTTTTCGTCAATTAAAACGTTGAAAACGTATTTATTATCTGCAATAAACTTTTTAACACCGGTTATAAAGTCGTCACCATTCTCCCATGTATCCACAAATAAAAATATAACGTTGGGGTCATCCTTATATTTATTTACCGCCATCTGCATTCCGGGTAGTGAAGCCTTGCATGGTCCGCACCAGGTGGCCCAGAAATCTACAATTACTACTTTACCTTTCAGATCGCTTAATGAATAACTTTTACCGTTCAGGTCCTTTAAATTAAAAAGTGGTGCAGGCTGATCTATCATGGTTTTGGCCAGTTCTTCACGGGCTTTCATTTTTGAAGCGCTTTCTAATGAGGCGATATATTTTTCGTAGCCATCATCTTTTCCGTTGGTTTTTATATATAAAGTCTTTAACGCTGCCTTTATATCAGCGGAACCCTGTCCTGCTTTTACCGCTGCTTCAGCAGCATCTTTCGCTTTATCATTTTGACCCAGCCCAACCAGTATCTGAATGTAGTTGCCGTAAATATCCGGGTCGATGGTTTTGCTGTGATCAACAACAGGCTGTTCATATTTTAGTGCTTCTTCAAACTTGCTTTGTTTTGCCAATATAAACGCATAGGTATCGGCATCCATATCGTAGATATACGCATAATTTTTTTTCAGTTGTGCCAGCGAGGCAAACGGCTCTGGTTGCAGATTGTTAAGTTTATCCCGTACGATGTCAAGCGATTCTTTTGATAAAGCTTGCGCCTCATCCATTTTTTCGCCTTTTTTCGCCAATTCGTAAGCAACATTATTTAGTTCACCTTGTAGGTTAAATTTATTTATAACCTGGCTTTCGTATTTACGGAAATTAAAGGTGTCGGCAATGTCAAGGTAAGCTGAGGCCAGTTGCAGCCTGAAATTATCCATGTTGTTAGCTTTTTCAGTTTTATTATCTGGATATTTTTCAACGTAAACATGGTATATGGAGTCTTTTTTTGCAGGTTCCTTTTCTTTATAAAAGGCGGTGGCTAACTCATTTTTTACCAGGGTACCGTTTGGGAATTTAACCCGCATAATTGCACCAAGCGAGTCAGCGCTGGTTTGTTTTTTTAATTCCCTCAACAGGGTTGCTGCCAGCTCAAGATCTTCTTCGTTGCTGCTTTTTTCTAAATCCGCTACTTTTTTTTCAACAGGTACTTTATAGTCCGGCAACCGGGCAACTATTGTATAATAAGCGTATACATAGTCTTTGTTGCCATTAGGATATAAGGTGAACTCTTTGTTAAAAAGTCGTGTTCCTTCACTAGCATCGCTTTTGATTTTTGCATAATAATTTTCAATTGTTGGAAGAAACATCTGCCCATTCATCGCATAAGCACCTTCAATCGGTTGCTTGTCTTTATAGATCAGGTAGATATACCCTTTGTCATTGTTGTTTTCCACATCGGCTCCGCTACTGATCTTCACAAAAAATGCTAAAGTGCCTGAAGGGACTACAAAATCGCCGGTTAACAACTTTCCAGTTGCTTTTAAGTCTACGTCAGTTACCGGAAATTTGTCGTTATCCA
This genomic window contains:
- the trpA gene encoding tryptophan synthase subunit alpha, with translation MNRLNALFNKKKDNLLSIYYTAGYPGLNTTLDIAEALEKAGVDFLEIGFPYSDPVADGPTIQHSSEKALENGMTLHLLFEQLKDLRKRVSIPILLMGYVNPIVQYGVENFCKKAAEVGVDGIIVPDLPMYEYENLYATYFKANGLSNIFLVTPQTSEDRIRKIDELSNSFIYLLSSSSITGGNLHVSVNIEDYYKRIKAMNLNNPAIIGFGISNNESFTKACEYASGAIVGSAFVKLLYADHYLDQIPAFVKSIRF
- the trpB gene encoding tryptophan synthase subunit beta, giving the protein MNYGVNEQGYYGDFGGAYIPEMLYPNVEELRNEYLNIINDDDFKAEFNQLLKDYVGRPSPLYHAKRYSEKYGANIFFKREDLNHTGSHKINNAIGQILLAKRLGKKRIIAETGAGQHGVATATVCALMGIECVVYMGEIDMARQAPNVSRMKMLGATVVPAKSGSKTLKDATNEALRDWIANPVDTHYIIGSVVGPYPYPDMVARFQSIISLETKKQLFEHTGKELPEYVMACVGGGSNAMGMFYHFLDDEAVKLVAVEAAGKGVNSGHSAATTFLGREGVLHGSRTILMQTDDGQVVEPYSISAGLDYPGIGPQHAYLYKIHRAEYVSITDEEALQAGLLCCQLEGIIPAIETAHALAYLEYMKFKADDNVVICISGRGDKDLDTYIKYFGY
- a CDS encoding phosphoribosylanthranilate isomerase produces the protein MKIKVCGLKVPGNIKAVAALNPDYAGFIFYGPSPRFINGLTLDALSQVPSYINKTAVFVNESKEKVSELIDQYHFDAIQLHGDETPDFAGYFKGKVTVLKAFGVNEDFDFSRLDEFKNSVDFFLFDTKTPMHGGSGKTFNWNILDGYKLEIPFFLSGGLSLENIEEVKNICHPQFYGVDLNSKFEIEPGIKDISKLAKAFDIIKQKPINELRS
- the trpD gene encoding anthranilate phosphoribosyltransferase, encoding MKQILNHLFEHKTFSHGQSKEILTAIAQGKYNNSQMAAFMTAYCMRSITVNELEGFRDAMLELCLPIELEAGEVIDLCGTGGDGKDTFNISTLASFVVAGAGYKVAKHGNYGVSSGCGSSNVMEFLGAKFTNDTDTLKSNIDKANICFLHAPLFHPAMKTVAPIRRELGVKTFFNMLGPLVNPARPKNQLVGVFNLELARIYAYLYQKSDKRYTILNALEGYDEVSLTCDFKTFSADGEKINSIEALGFEKLSPKDILGGSSISDSAAIFLAVLNADATAAQQNVVLCNAALAIKTIHPEKTFADSFYEAEEALVSKKALKSFKTLVEN
- a CDS encoding ion channel, which codes for MAIRKRKINPEDDLGFGPQPVIKNQQLINKDGSPNVKRVGLPFFNTANNYHTLITMSWTKFWIMVISGYAILNVIFALIYMSFGAGSLDGSSGNTAFNHFWDAFFFSAQTISTVGYGHISPRGMAANSVAALESMMGLLAFALATGLLYGRFSRPSAQIIYSKNILVAPYLENSKGIMFRLANLRRNILIDLEIEIIFSFNENVDGKVMRRFYPLEVERRKVSVLTMNWTIVHPLNENSPLVDMTKEDLEKSEAGFAILLRAFDDAFSQTVHSRTSYQYHEIVWGAKFKPVFDRDEEGRIVLDLSKISDHEMVAGI
- a CDS encoding DUF433 domain-containing protein, which codes for MNYTQYIEINPEKRFGKPIIIGTRISVYDVLSWLSEGLSVSDIILDFPELTENQIKACLSYAADKEHKLRVVS
- a CDS encoding DUF5615 family PIN-like protein → MKILLDQNISFRVVSLLSDVFGHVKQVKQLNLVDASDLEIWNYAFKNDFTIVTFDSDFIDLATLKGTPPKVVWLRFGNSSNLKIANKLLSKSTEIKEFVLNSEISFLEID
- a CDS encoding SDR family oxidoreductase — protein: MKLNDKIVIITGASSGIGKSLATEFAKRGANLVLGARQFVTLCELAQSLEKEYGIKAVAVQCDVTNEEDCDHLIKQTLVTFGKIDVLINNAGISMRALFNDADVKVLKAVMDVNFWGTVYCTKYALPEILKTKGTIVGVSSIAGYKGLPGRTGYSASKFAMNGFLDALRVENLKTGVNIITACPGFTASNIRNTALDQSGQQQGESTLHEEKMMTSDEAAKIIADGVENRARTLIMTGQGKLTVFLSKILPGLLDKLVYNTIAKEKNSLLK
- a CDS encoding type II toxin-antitoxin system RelE/ParE family toxin, with translation MSYSIIPTEKFKKEAKRLIKKYPSLRSELAAINEDLLKHPELGSPLGSNTYKVRVAIKSKGKGKSGGARVITYVITKNKEIYLLTIYDKAELDSIDDKALKSIIKHLNINE
- a CDS encoding glycosyltransferase family 2 protein — translated: MKLSVIVVNNNAGTLLRQALNSLIYACKNIDYELIIVDDASTDHSMELLQDQYPDITLICNKASQGTGRANNQAIDRASGEYILLVSADTICGKDSLQKACAFMDEHPDTGGLSVRMLSPQGRFLPESIHGLDKTWATFLRLIGFARHLSKTRLYDRNRKDWVEEFQISEIDILSSDFMLLRRSALNEAGLFDERFLMYGHNIDLSYRIRLAGFKNYYFPKTYIINYERQQIPKFSWSYIKYFYGAMIIFAVKYLIRLPQIKVDGIPALFQHSYEVKG
- the recR gene encoding recombination mediator RecR, with translation MNFSSKLLEDAVAEFSKLPGVGQKTALRLVLHLLNQDVQDVDRFSKAISKLRNEIQFCQVCLNISDHPVCQICASPKRDHSLICVVEDTRDVMAIENTNQYNGVYHVLGGLISPMDGIGPSDLEVDSLVERLKTNEVQEVIFALSATMEGDTTLFYLHKRLKNYNITISTIARGIAFGGELEYVDEITLGRSIATRVPYINSLSK